CGGCGGTTGGAGGCCCGGGCCCGCGAGCGCGGCGCCGTGCTCCTGCCGATCGGGGTCGACTGGCCGACCGAGCCGGACCTGACCCTCACCGTCGACGCCGGGCGGTGGGAGGGGATCGGCCGGGGCCACGGCCACCTCCGCGCCCGGCGGGTGCGGCTGCGGGCCGAAGGGCGGCGCGACGCGGCCCGGCCCCGGACCACCGAGGTGTGGCTCCCGGCGGAGGGCGGTGGCGTGGCGGCGCTCGAACCCTCGACCGTGCGGGCCCTGCGCCCGGTGCGGTGAGGCGCTGGTGACCCGGGCCACCCGCACCACGGTCGTGTGGTGCCTCGACTGGCCGGTCGTGGCCGCCGGCGTGGCGCCCGACGAGCCGGGCGCCGTCCTGCACGCCAACCGGGTCGTGGCCGCGTCGCCGGCGGCGCGTGCGCTCGGGGTGGCGCGGGGGCAGCGGCGGCGGGAGGCCCAGTCCCGCTGCCCCGAGCTGACGGTCCACGACCACGACCCGGCGCGGGACGCCCGGGCCTTCGAGCCGGTGGTCGCCGCCGTCGAGCAGATCACGCCGTTCATCGAGATCTCCCGGCCCGGGCTCTGCGCCTTCGCCACCCGCGGCCCCTCCCGCTACCACGGGGGCGACGACGCCCTCATCGACGTGGTGGAGGCCGCCGTCGCCGCGGTCCTCGACGAGCGCGGCGAGGTGCGGGTGGGCACCGCCGACGGCCCCTTCGCCGCCGGCATCGCCGCCCGCCGTCGTCGCCGCGCCGCCCGCCTGGTCCCGCCCGGCGGGTCGCCCGCGTTCCTCGCGCCGCTGCCGGTCGCGCTGCTCGACGCCCCCGCCCTGGTCGACGTGCTCGAGCGCCTCGGGCTGCGCACGCTCGGCAGCCTCGCCGCCCTGCCCCGGTCCGACGTGGTCGCGCGCTTCGGCGTCGACGGCGAGCGGGCCCACCGGCTCGCCGCGGGGCTCGAGGAGCGACCGCCCGACGCGCGGCCGGTGCCGCCCTCGTTCGAAGCCGCCGCCGAGCTCGACCCGCCCGTCGAACGGGTGGACCACGCGGCGTTCGTCGCCAAGTCGCTGGCCGACGAGCTCCACGACCGCCTGGACGGGGTCGGGTTGGCGTGCTCGCTGCTCGCGATCCGCGCCGAGACCGAGCACGGCGAGGTGCTGGAGCGCCGTTGGCGACACGAGGGTGCCCTGTCCGCCGGGGCGATCGCCGATCGGGTCCGCTGGCAGCTCGACGGGTGGCTCACCGGCTCGGCGGTCGCTCGCCCCACCGCGGGCATCACCCGGTTGGCCCTCGCGCCCGAGGAGGTCCGGGTGGCCGCCGGGCGCCAGCTCGGCTTCTGGGGCGGGCAGTCGGCCGAGGGGGAGCGGGCGGCGCGGGCCCTGGCCCGGGTGCAGGCGATGCTCGGGCCCGAGGCGGTCCGGGTGCCCGAGTGGCGTGGCGGCCGTGATCCGGCCCGGCAGGTGGCCCTCGTCCCGGCGGCGTCGGTCGACCTCACCTCGCCCCGACCCGCCACCGACCCGTCCTGGGTGGAGGCCCCCTGGCCCGGACGGCTGCCGCCCCCCGCCCCGGCCACGGTGCTCACCGACCTCCCGCGGGGGATCGAGGTGGTCGACGCCGAGGGGCGGTCGGTGGGGGTGAGCGGGCGGGGCCTCGTCACCGCGCCCCCGTCACGGGTGGGTGTCCGTCGTCGGCGCGGGCCCGAGGCCGAGCCCGAGTGGCGCGACGTCGTCGGGTGGGCCGGCCCGTGGCCGGTCGACGAGCGGTGGTGGGACGAGGCGGGGCACCGCCGGCGAGCCCGCTTCCAGGTGGTCGTCGAGGGGGGCGCGGCGTGGCTGCTCGTGCTCGAGGGTGGCCGCTGGTCGATCGAGGCGGTCTACGACTGATCGCCGGCGGCGGCCTCGACGAGCCAGTCGAAGAGGCGGCTGTGGGGCTCGTGGCCCGCCAGCAGCTCGGGGTGCCACTGCACGGCGAGCACCTCCGGGTGGCCGTCGACCGCGATCGACTCGACCACGCCGTGCTCGTCGCGGCCCACCACCTCGACGCCGGTGCCCGGGCGGGCCACCGCCTGGTGGTGCAGCGAGTTGACGTGCAGCTCCGTCGTGCCGAGCACCTCGGCGACGCAGCTGCCGGCGGCGAAGGTGATGGCGTGGCCGGGCGCGTCCCACCGCTCGACGTCGCGGTGGACGTCGCCCTGCTCGCCGTCGATGTGCTGCAGGAGCGAGCCGCCGAGCGTCACGTTCAGGACCTGCAGCCCGCGGCAGATGGCGAGGAGCGGGAGCCGGCGGGCGAGCGCCCCCTCGACGACCGCCACCTCCAGGTCGTCGCGGGCGGGGTCGACGCCGTAGGTCTCGGGGTGGCGCTCCTCGCCGTAGCGGGCGGGGTCGACGTCGCCGCCGCCCGGCAGGAGGACGCCGTCGAGCCGGTCGAGCAGCGCCGGCACGGCCGCGGCGGGGGAGGGCGGGAGCATCACGGGGACGCCGCCGGCGCGCGCGACGGCGTCGAGGTAGGACGTGTCGAGCGCTTGCAGCGGGCGGGGGATGCCGAGGATCGCCGGCACGTGGGTGGTCGGGGCGGTGGTGATCCCGATGATCGGTGGACGTGGGTCACGGGTCGCCATCCGGCGGAGGGTAGCGAGGTCGGGGCGGGGGTAGAGCCGGCCGATGCACGACCCCCACATCACCCTCGGCGTGGAGGAGGAGTTCTTCCTCGTCGACCGAGAGTCCGGCGCCCTCGCGTGCCGCACGCCCGAGCTCGTGGAGCAGGCGGGGGAGGCTCTCGGCTCGGTCGTCACGAGCGAGCTCATCCTCTGCCAGATCGAGACGGCGACGCCCGTCTGCGCCACCCTCGACGAGCTGCGGTACGAGCTCGACCGCCAGCGCACCGCTCTGGCCAAGGTCGCCGACGCCCATGGGCTCGGGGTGCTCGCGGCGGGGACGCACCCGGTGTCGGGCTGGCGCGAGCAGGAGGTCGACCAGGAGGTCGTGCGCTACGCCGAGCTCGCCGAGCGCTACCGGCACCTCGCGCACCGCCAGATCATCTGCGGCTGCCACGTCCACCTCGGGCTCGGCGAGCGGTCGGAGGAGATCCGGGTCATGAACCAGCTGCTCGGTTGGCTGCCCACCCTCGTGGCCCTGTCGGCCAGCTCGCCGTTCTGGCAGGGGGCCGACACCGGCTACAGCGCCTACCGCGTCGAGATGTGGGGTGGATGGCCGACGGCGGGGTTCCCGCCGGTCGTCGAGGATCGGGCGGCGTTCGACCGCACCGTCGAGCAGCTCGTCCAGGTCGATGCCATCACCGACGCCTCGAACCTCTACTGGTACGCGCGGCCCTCGCTCCGCCACCCGACCCTCGAGGTGCGGCCCTGCGACACCATGACCGAGCTCGACGACGTGGTCGCGGTGAGCGGGTTGATCCGCGGCATGGCCGCGACGGCGCTCGGCTCCGCCGGGATCTCGGTGCCGCACGAGCGGTCGGTGCTCGACGCCGCCATGTGGCGAGCGGCGCGGTTCGGGCTCGAGGAGCAGCTCGTCGACCCGCTCTTCGTGCGCCTCCGGCCCGCCGCCGAGGTCGTCGAGCACCTGCTCGACTGGGCCCGACCGGGGCTCGAGCAGCACGCCGACGCCGAGCGCGTCGAGGAGGGCACCCGGCGCATCGTGGAGCGTGGCACCGGCGCGGCGCGCCAGCGCGAGGTGCTCGAGCGCACCGGCGACCTGGTGGAGGTCACCCGCTCCCTGTTGCTGTGAGCGGGGGTGCTGCGAGTCCTCAGGCGTAGGCCGCGAACAGCTCCTCGATGGCCACGAACTGGCCGCCCTTCGTGGAGGACATGACGAGGATGGGCGTCGTCACCCCGGCGTCGAACCAGGCCTCGACGCCGTCGCGGACCCGGCCGACGGGGCCCGAGAGCGTGCAGTCGTCGAGCCACCGGTCGGTCATGAGGCCCGGGATCGCCTCGCGGTCCTTGCGCTCGAGCGCGTCCTCGATGGCCGCCATCTCCTCCTCGTAGCCGGCGTCCTTCCAGTAGTTCCGGTAGTTGGGGAGCGCGACGTAGCCGGTGAGCGTCGTGCGGTTGACGGCGCGGGCGGCCTCGACGTCGTCGTCGATCACGGTCGGGATCATGTTGCCGACGAAGAACCCGGCGTCGCGGCGCTCGTCGGGGACGAGCGACAGCGAGTGGCCCATGCGGCTGAGCGACGCGTTCGCCCAGATCGATCCGTCGCCCACCTCGACGGCCAGCTGGACCATCTTGTCCCGCAGCGAGGCGAGGACGATCGGCGGGAGCGCACCGGCCTGGCGCTCGGCGGCCCGCAGGCCCTCGACGTAGCTGCGCACGTCGGACAGCGGGCGCCCGGTGTCGACGCCGAGGCGGCGGGTGACCGGGCCGTGGCTCACACCGATGCCGAGGCGGAACCGGCCGCCGGAGATCTCCTGGATGGTGCCGGCGTGGGTGGCGAGGTCGGAGCTGTGGCGGAGGTAGATCGGCTGGATCGCGGTGCCGATCTCGATGGTGGAGGTGACGTGGGCGATCCCCTGGGAGAGGCCCATGGCGTCACCCATGCTCGGGCAGTAGATGCCCGAGAAGCCTCGACGTTCGATCTCCCGGGCCATGTCGAGGCTGCGCTCCTTCTTGCCGGGGACGGCGACGAGCGAGACGGCGGGCATGCGGGTCACGGGAGGCTCCAGTTCGGTCGGCGTGTCGGGCGACACATCGGACAGTAGGACGTTCGGCCCCACTTGGGTGCCACCGGCGGTCGAAGTCTCATCCGGCCCGGCGGTCCGCCGACCGCAGGCCCCGTGACGCACGGACAGCATCGCCCCGAAGGACACCGGCATGGATGACGACATGATCGACGAGGTGGTCGGCGAGTTCCTCGTCGAGAGCTACGAGGCCCTCGACCAGCTCGACCAGGACCTGCTGGCGCTCGAGGACGACGCGTCCCCGGAGACGCTCGCCGCGATCTTCCGCACGATGCACACGATCAAGGGGACCTGCGGGTTCCTCGGGTTCGCGCACCTGGAGTCGGTCGCCCACGCCGCG
This portion of the Actinomarinicola tropica genome encodes:
- a CDS encoding Y-family DNA polymerase → MTRATRTTVVWCLDWPVVAAGVAPDEPGAVLHANRVVAASPAARALGVARGQRRREAQSRCPELTVHDHDPARDARAFEPVVAAVEQITPFIEISRPGLCAFATRGPSRYHGGDDALIDVVEAAVAAVLDERGEVRVGTADGPFAAGIAARRRRRAARLVPPGGSPAFLAPLPVALLDAPALVDVLERLGLRTLGSLAALPRSDVVARFGVDGERAHRLAAGLEERPPDARPVPPSFEAAAELDPPVERVDHAAFVAKSLADELHDRLDGVGLACSLLAIRAETEHGEVLERRWRHEGALSAGAIADRVRWQLDGWLTGSAVARPTAGITRLALAPEEVRVAAGRQLGFWGGQSAEGERAARALARVQAMLGPEAVRVPEWRGGRDPARQVALVPAASVDLTSPRPATDPSWVEAPWPGRLPPPAPATVLTDLPRGIEVVDAEGRSVGVSGRGLVTAPPSRVGVRRRRGPEAEPEWRDVVGWAGPWPVDERWWDEAGHRRRARFQVVVEGGAAWLLVLEGGRWSIEAVYD
- a CDS encoding gamma-glutamyl-gamma-aminobutyrate hydrolase family protein, with protein sequence MATRDPRPPIIGITTAPTTHVPAILGIPRPLQALDTSYLDAVARAGGVPVMLPPSPAAAVPALLDRLDGVLLPGGGDVDPARYGEERHPETYGVDPARDDLEVAVVEGALARRLPLLAICRGLQVLNVTLGGSLLQHIDGEQGDVHRDVERWDAPGHAITFAAGSCVAEVLGTTELHVNSLHHQAVARPGTGVEVVGRDEHGVVESIAVDGHPEVLAVQWHPELLAGHEPHSRLFDWLVEAAAGDQS
- a CDS encoding carboxylate-amine ligase, which translates into the protein MHDPHITLGVEEEFFLVDRESGALACRTPELVEQAGEALGSVVTSELILCQIETATPVCATLDELRYELDRQRTALAKVADAHGLGVLAAGTHPVSGWREQEVDQEVVRYAELAERYRHLAHRQIICGCHVHLGLGERSEEIRVMNQLLGWLPTLVALSASSPFWQGADTGYSAYRVEMWGGWPTAGFPPVVEDRAAFDRTVEQLVQVDAITDASNLYWYARPSLRHPTLEVRPCDTMTELDDVVAVSGLIRGMAATALGSAGISVPHERSVLDAAMWRAARFGLEEQLVDPLFVRLRPAAEVVEHLLDWARPGLEQHADAERVEEGTRRIVERGTGAARQREVLERTGDLVEVTRSLLL
- a CDS encoding LLM class flavin-dependent oxidoreductase → MPAVSLVAVPGKKERSLDMAREIERRGFSGIYCPSMGDAMGLSQGIAHVTSTIEIGTAIQPIYLRHSSDLATHAGTIQEISGGRFRLGIGVSHGPVTRRLGVDTGRPLSDVRSYVEGLRAAERQAGALPPIVLASLRDKMVQLAVEVGDGSIWANASLSRMGHSLSLVPDERRDAGFFVGNMIPTVIDDDVEAARAVNRTTLTGYVALPNYRNYWKDAGYEEEMAAIEDALERKDREAIPGLMTDRWLDDCTLSGPVGRVRDGVEAWFDAGVTTPILVMSSTKGGQFVAIEELFAAYA